Proteins encoded within one genomic window of Candidatus Peregrinibacteria bacterium:
- a CDS encoding IS30 family transposase yields the protein KVSEEKIYAVQEKLNDRPRKSLRYRTPNEVISDLL from the coding sequence CAAAGTATCAGAAGAAAAAATCTATGCAGTACAAGAAAAACTCAACGACAGACCAAGAAAATCACTTCGATATCGTACTCCAAATGAAGTCATTTCTGATCTCCTCTAG